DNA sequence from the Rubrivirga sp. SAORIC476 genome:
CCTCCTTGATGACGGCGATCTTGTTGCCGCCGATGCCGGCGAGGATCACGTCGAACTCGGTCTGCTCCTCCGCCTCGGCGCCAGCGGCGGCGGCGGGGCCCGCCACGACGGCGGCGGCGGCGGCCGGCTCGATGCCGTACTCGTCCTTGAGGACCGTCAGCAGCTCGTTGGCCTCCTTGATGGTGAGGTTGACGAGGCTTTCGGCGATTGCGTTGATGTCTGCCATGGGTGTGGGGTGTTCCTGCGACGGTCTCGGCCCGGTCGGGCTGCGTCGCTGATTATGGATGAGGGTGTCCGTCCCGGCAGCGTGCCGAGGCGGGCGGAGTCAGCAGGGCCGGAACCGGCCCGAAGGCCTAGGCCTCCTCCTTCTCGGAGATCTGCTGGATGACGCTGGCGAGGCCAGAGCCCTGCGCGCCGAGGGCCGACGCGACGTTGGTGATGGGCGCCATGAGGAGGCCCAGGATGTCGCCGAGGAGCTCGTCCTTGCTCTTCAGCTTGGCCAGCTCGTCGAGCGAGCCGCCGCTGTAGATGGCGCCGTCGATGTAGGCGCCCTTGAAGCGGGGCACCTCGAGGTTGTTGTCCTCCAGGAACTTCTTGAGCACCTTGGCCGGGCCGGCCGGGTCGTTCGTGAACGCGACGGCCGTCGGGCCGTTGAGCTCGTCGAACAGCTCGTCGAAGCCCCCCCGCTTCTCCATCGCGCGACGGAGGAGGGTGTTCTTGAGGACCTTGTACTGGACGTCGGCCTCGCGGAAGGCGCGGCGGAGGCCCGTGGCCTGCTCGACCGTCAGGCCCTGGTAGTCGGTGAGGTAGACCGTGTTGGCACCATCGAGGGTCTCCTCGATGGCCCCGAGGGCCTCCTGCTTCTGCGCTTTAGTGAGCGGCATGTCGTGTGGCGTTGAACGTTGGAGAGTGGAAAGCTGAACGGCCATGCCGAAGGAATCCCTTCAGCGTCGCCCGTCCCACGATCCAACAGACCTAGCGGGCGGTGGAGATGACGGCGGCGCGGTCGACCGGGACGGCCGGACCCATCGTGGTCGAGAGCGTGACGCTCTTGACGTAGAGGCCCTTGGCCGCGGCGGGACGCAAACGGACGATCTCCTTCAGGAAGGCGTCCGCGTTGTCGCGGATCTGGTTCTGCGAGAAGGACACATTGCCGATGGACGTGTGGATGATGCCCGCCTTGTCGACGCGGAAGTCGATCCGGCCCGCCTTGACCGCCTCGACGGCGTCGGCGAGGTCGTTCGTGACCGTGCCCGACTTGGGGTTCGGCATCAGGCCACGGGGGCCGAGCACGCGGCCGAGACGGCCGACCTGCGGCATCACGTCCGGCGACGCGATCAGCACGTCGAAGTCGGTGAAGCCCTCGTTCTGGATCTTGTCGACGAAGTCGTCGAGGCCGACCATGTCGGCGCCCGCGTCACGGGCCTCGGCCTGCTTGCCCTCGTTGGTCAGGACCAGCACGCGGACGGTCTTGCCGGTGCCGTGCGGGAGCGCGACCGAGCCGCGGACCATCTGGTCGGCGTGGCGGGGGTCGACGCCGAGACGGACGTCGATATCGACGGACTCCTCGAACTTGGCGCCGCTGGTCTTCTTGACCAGCTCGGCGGCGGTGTCGAGCGAGAGCGCGCCTCCGGCCTCCTCGGTCGCCGCAGCGACGAGCTCGGCGGCCTGGCGGTAACGCTTGCCTTTCTTTGCCATGGGTTTCTTGGATGTGCGGTGCGAACGCCAGCGTCGGCTGGCTCCCGCTTGTGAGTTCAGCGCTCAGAGTCCGTCGGATCGACCTCCGAACCCCGAAGCCGTGACTAGTCGACGATCGGAGCGCCCGTGACCGTGAGGCCCATCGAGCGGGCCGTGCCCGCGATCATGCGGGCGGCGTTGTCGAGGTCGGTCGCGTTGAGGTCCTCGATCTTCTGCTGGGCGATGTCCCGGCACTGATCCCAGGTCACCTTGCCGACCTTCTCGCGGAGCGGGTCGCCGGCGCCCTTCTGGACCTTGGCCGCCATCTTCAGCAGCACGGCCGCCGGGGGGCTCTTGGTGACGAACGTGAAGCTCTTGTCGCCGTAGACCGTGATGACCACCGGGATCACGAGGCCCATCTTCTCCTGCGTCGCGGCGTTGAACGCCTTGCAGAACTCCATGATGTTGACGCCCTTCTGGCCGAGCGCCGGGCCGATCGGCGGCGCGGGCGATGCCTGCCCGGCCTTGATCTGCAGCTTGATGTAGCCGTCGATTTTCTTTGCCATATCGGGGTGCGGTGCAAACGCCGGGGTCTCCGGCTCCCGCGCAAGTGAGACTACGCCGGGGCGTAGCGGATCGAGAAGGTACCGGCGCCCCGATCTAAAAAACGCCCTCTCGGCAGGCTTCGCCCGC
Encoded proteins:
- the rplK gene encoding 50S ribosomal protein L11, whose translation is MAKKIDGYIKLQIKAGQASPAPPIGPALGQKGVNIMEFCKAFNAATQEKMGLVIPVVITVYGDKSFTFVTKSPPAAVLLKMAAKVQKGAGDPLREKVGKVTWDQCRDIAQQKIEDLNATDLDNAARMIAGTARSMGLTVTGAPIVD
- the rplL gene encoding 50S ribosomal protein L7/L12 gives rise to the protein MADINAIAESLVNLTIKEANELLTVLKDEYGIEPAAAAAVVAGPAAAAGAEAEEQTEFDVILAGIGGNKIAVIKEVRGITGLGLKEAKELVDNAPSPIKEGVSKDEATEIQGKLEGAGASVELK
- the rplJ gene encoding 50S ribosomal protein L10 — protein: MPLTKAQKQEALGAIEETLDGANTVYLTDYQGLTVEQATGLRRAFREADVQYKVLKNTLLRRAMEKRGGFDELFDELNGPTAVAFTNDPAGPAKVLKKFLEDNNLEVPRFKGAYIDGAIYSGGSLDELAKLKSKDELLGDILGLLMAPITNVASALGAQGSGLASVIQQISEKEEA
- the rplA gene encoding 50S ribosomal protein L1, with amino-acid sequence MAKKGKRYRQAAELVAAATEEAGGALSLDTAAELVKKTSGAKFEESVDIDVRLGVDPRHADQMVRGSVALPHGTGKTVRVLVLTNEGKQAEARDAGADMVGLDDFVDKIQNEGFTDFDVLIASPDVMPQVGRLGRVLGPRGLMPNPKSGTVTNDLADAVEAVKAGRIDFRVDKAGIIHTSIGNVSFSQNQIRDNADAFLKEIVRLRPAAAKGLYVKSVTLSTTMGPAVPVDRAAVISTAR